One segment of Brassica napus cultivar Da-Ae chromosome C3, Da-Ae, whole genome shotgun sequence DNA contains the following:
- the LOC106412190 gene encoding uncharacterized protein LOC106412190 yields MSQNHHAHTVQTTGASRKRKDTTESGLLDFDPRATSATSNWVLAGYMAHEFLTCGTMLGRKLYPGWAEVGPLDTPSPQQHREVKKKTHQSYSDVSSVFKTDGIQIPGVVNPTQLAKWIQM; encoded by the coding sequence ATGAGTCAAAACCACCACGCGCATACAGTTCAAACGACGGGCGCGTCGAGGAAACGCAAGGACACGACGGAGAGTGGTTTATTAGATTTTGATCCAAGAGCCACTTCGGCTACATCGAACTGGGTCTTGGCCGGCTACATGGCTCACGAGTTCCTCACGTGCGGGACGATGTTGGGCCGGAAGCTATATCCTGGATGGGCTGAAGTTGGGCCGTTGGACACGCCGTCGCCGCAACAACACAgggaagtgaagaagaagactcaCCAGAGCTACTCTGACGTCTCGAGTGTGTTCAAAACAGATGGGATCCAGATTCCTGGTGTGGTCAACCCGACCCAGCTTGCTAAATGGATCCAGATGTGA